The Vibrio sp. SNU_ST1 genome has a segment encoding these proteins:
- a CDS encoding VacJ family lipoprotein: MSISVLRLSSLLFIASLTVGCSSVPDESNGGDNLETSEYVAESHPNDPFEGFNRAMWDINYEYLDPYLVRPVSLAYVDYTPVPIRSGISNFLANLDEPSSMLNNLIMGNGGKALDHFNRFWINSTFGLLGLIDIASEAGITKYDEKSFSDAIGHYGVGNGPYFMLPGYGPVTTRQVTEQVDSLYVPLSLFTFWAKLGKWAFEGMETRAQLASQEALLDDSPDPYALTRDIYIQRQDFKAEVEPEEVDLEEEDFIDEYLEDY; this comes from the coding sequence ATGTCTATCAGTGTTTTAAGACTTTCGAGTTTACTCTTCATCGCAAGCTTAACGGTAGGTTGTTCGAGCGTACCAGATGAAAGCAATGGCGGTGATAACCTCGAAACCTCTGAATATGTAGCAGAGTCCCACCCGAACGACCCTTTTGAAGGTTTCAACCGAGCGATGTGGGATATCAACTACGAGTACCTCGATCCTTATTTGGTTCGACCTGTTTCTCTTGCCTATGTTGACTATACCCCTGTACCAATTCGCTCTGGTATTTCCAATTTTTTAGCTAACTTAGATGAGCCATCAAGTATGCTCAATAATCTCATTATGGGTAATGGTGGGAAAGCGCTTGATCATTTCAATCGTTTTTGGATTAACTCTACCTTTGGTCTTCTTGGTCTGATTGATATTGCTAGCGAAGCGGGGATCACCAAATATGACGAAAAGTCGTTTTCTGATGCGATTGGTCATTATGGGGTAGGGAATGGACCGTATTTTATGCTGCCGGGATATGGCCCTGTGACGACTCGACAAGTAACAGAGCAAGTGGATAGCTTATATGTACCTTTGTCTCTGTTTACCTTTTGGGCAAAGTTAGGGAAGTGGGCCTTTGAAGGTATGGAAACACGTGCTCAGTTGGCCTCGCAAGAAGCCTTATTAGATGACTCTCCAGACCCATATGCTTTGACTCGTGATATTTACATCCAACGTCAAGATTTCAAAGCTGAGGTTGAGCCTGAAGAGGTTGACCTTGAGGAAGAAGATTTCATTGATGAGTATCTCGAAGATTACTAG
- a CDS encoding outer membrane protein transport protein, translated as MKMNKTLLSAAVAVGLLSTSTVTNAAGFQLAEYSATGLGRAYAGEAAMADGADAQWRNPAMLTYLEGTQVSVGGIYVDPNIDIEGTSTTPRGKTTSNSSDFAHSAFIPNFYVSHKYNEKFALGFAAGTNYGMATDLGKDFGGANHGNEASVTTMELNLNAAYQVLESVSIGGGIRYIIAEGSFGAVSTKNSLIPVKSGTSLKYMEGDDKAWGWQVGTAWDINEDNRLGFTYKSEVDLTLEGYAKGFGFNPKNPEAHKSGSMDLALPATAELASFHQLTDTVAVHASINWTNWSSFKELVADFPGEKSVEIKQENWEDNYRFAIGTTYQMTPKLALRSGIAYDTSAVSEEHRTATIPETDRTWLSIGAGYQWSEQLTLDAGFTYILAKDAKMHEKDPKADYFGGSFEGEVSGSIWLVGIQANYCF; from the coding sequence ATGAAAATGAATAAAACTCTTCTATCTGCTGCAGTGGCAGTTGGATTACTTTCGACTTCTACCGTAACTAACGCGGCAGGTTTTCAACTAGCAGAATACTCAGCAACAGGCTTAGGCCGTGCTTACGCTGGTGAAGCAGCAATGGCTGACGGTGCAGACGCGCAATGGCGTAACCCTGCTATGCTGACTTACCTAGAGGGCACACAGGTTTCTGTTGGTGGTATCTACGTAGACCCAAACATTGATATTGAAGGAACTTCTACAACTCCTCGCGGAAAAACAACATCTAACTCTAGTGACTTCGCGCACAGTGCTTTTATTCCGAACTTTTATGTTTCTCATAAGTACAACGAAAAATTTGCGTTAGGCTTTGCTGCTGGTACTAACTACGGCATGGCTACGGACCTGGGTAAAGACTTCGGCGGTGCAAACCATGGTAACGAAGCAAGTGTGACTACTATGGAGCTGAACTTGAACGCTGCATATCAAGTACTAGAGAGTGTTTCTATTGGTGGTGGCATACGTTACATCATAGCTGAAGGTAGTTTTGGTGCAGTATCAACTAAAAACTCTCTTATTCCAGTGAAGTCTGGTACCTCTTTGAAATACATGGAAGGTGATGACAAGGCATGGGGCTGGCAAGTTGGTACCGCTTGGGATATTAATGAAGACAACCGCCTAGGCTTCACCTACAAATCAGAAGTAGATCTAACTCTAGAAGGTTACGCTAAAGGTTTTGGTTTCAACCCTAAAAACCCAGAAGCACACAAAAGTGGTTCAATGGATCTCGCTCTTCCGGCAACAGCTGAACTTGCTAGCTTCCACCAACTGACAGACACTGTAGCGGTTCACGCAAGTATTAACTGGACGAACTGGAGCAGCTTTAAAGAGCTTGTTGCTGATTTCCCTGGTGAAAAAAGCGTAGAGATCAAGCAAGAGAACTGGGAAGACAACTACCGTTTTGCAATCGGTACTACTTACCAAATGACACCTAAACTAGCACTACGTTCTGGTATTGCCTACGATACTTCAGCGGTAAGCGAAGAGCATCGTACTGCGACGATCCCAGAAACAGACCGCACTTGGTTAAGTATTGGTGCGGGCTACCAATGGTCTGAGCAGCTAACTCTGGATGCTGGCTTCACTTACATTCTAGCGAAAGACGCGAAAATGCATGAAAAAGATCCAAAAGCAGATTACTTTGGTGGTAGTTTCGAAGGCGAAGTTTCAGGCAGCATCTGGTTAGTCGGTATCCAAGCCAACTACTGCTTCTAA
- a CDS encoding outer membrane protein transport protein, which yields MTTNNTRLFKKSLLAVTITLASSQAMAAGFQLNAQSATGIGRAFAGDAVIADNASVMARNPAAMALFDKTELSLGFESITSMIEVNDVNYVGGKVPVNNTDDVGDTSIAPNIHLIVPVNDKFAWGINAYSNFGTKTEFEDSYPASEYGGLTDVKSINFGLAGSYRLDDQWSFGAGLDLIYGQGTMKRTAGAGFGKGAPSKGIPPAGTPLLNVDKADGWAVGFNVGTVYELDENNRFGLAYRYSPEITAKDDKGQEITLPLPDIAEFSGFHKIEDTKFAVHYSVQWIGWGDFDQIEFQNLSQGAIKGAYNKEYKWQDGWHYAIGGTYYLNDTWTLRTGYMYDTSAQDELTSISVPDSDRQWFSAGFTYHIDTASNVDFGFTYLLGDDVKVSETSSGTPLTATTHADAILLGLQYSRSF from the coding sequence ATGACTACCAACAACACGCGTCTGTTTAAAAAGTCTCTTTTAGCAGTAACAATTACACTGGCGTCTTCGCAAGCGATGGCAGCAGGTTTCCAACTTAACGCACAATCAGCAACCGGCATCGGCCGTGCTTTCGCTGGTGATGCAGTAATCGCAGATAACGCGTCAGTCATGGCACGTAACCCTGCAGCAATGGCACTATTTGATAAAACTGAGCTATCTCTTGGTTTTGAAAGCATCACTTCAATGATTGAAGTCAACGACGTTAACTACGTTGGTGGCAAAGTTCCGGTAAATAACACTGACGATGTAGGTGACACATCTATCGCGCCTAACATCCACTTAATCGTTCCAGTAAATGATAAATTTGCTTGGGGTATCAATGCTTACTCAAACTTCGGTACTAAAACAGAGTTTGAAGACAGCTACCCTGCTTCTGAATACGGTGGCTTAACGGATGTTAAGAGCATTAACTTTGGTCTTGCAGGTTCTTACCGACTAGACGACCAGTGGAGCTTCGGTGCAGGCCTAGACCTTATTTACGGTCAAGGTACGATGAAACGTACCGCTGGTGCTGGTTTTGGTAAAGGAGCACCATCTAAGGGTATTCCACCGGCAGGGACTCCTTTATTAAACGTCGACAAAGCTGATGGCTGGGCTGTTGGCTTTAACGTTGGTACTGTTTATGAACTAGATGAAAACAACCGTTTTGGTCTAGCGTACCGTTACAGCCCTGAAATCACCGCTAAAGATGACAAAGGCCAAGAAATCACGCTACCACTACCAGACATTGCTGAGTTCTCTGGTTTCCACAAAATTGAAGATACTAAGTTCGCAGTTCACTACTCTGTACAGTGGATCGGCTGGGGTGACTTCGACCAGATCGAATTCCAAAACCTATCTCAAGGTGCGATCAAAGGCGCTTACAATAAAGAATACAAATGGCAAGATGGCTGGCACTACGCAATTGGTGGTACTTACTACCTAAACGATACGTGGACACTACGTACCGGTTACATGTATGACACCAGTGCACAAGACGAACTAACGTCTATTTCTGTTCCAGATTCTGACCGTCAGTGGTTCTCTGCTGGTTTCACTTACCACATTGATACCGCTTCAAATGTAGACTTCGGCTTTACATACTTGTTAGGTGACGATGTGAAGGTTTCAGAAACCTCTTCAGGTACGCCACTAACAGCGACGACACATGCTGATGCAATCCTATTAGGTCTTCAGTACAGCCGCAGCTTCTAA